The genomic segment cataaatttatcaaaattattgaacaattttatgaacattttcaacatatatatatatatcatcttAACGggattaactataattatgggatttatcaagattttatctaaattattatatgttttccatgattttatacaactttgtatattttattaattgttctattttttataaaataaaataagaacctatgttatatatatataaagttatgaataatatatttaccatcaTGATCGTAAACTTGTGCAgctggtttaaaaaaatcttgaatttCTCGCTTGGTTATGGTTGGTTGTTgttggattataatatttgaacctgaaaatagtattatttattattaatttgattatgaatattttatctaataaatttgtaaatttttattgtgaaaaaaagtacttacgatgtttttcttttttatgtcTGATGAGGTTATCTCTTGGCGTGAATATTTCTGAGCAAATACTGCATACGATTTTAGTGGGTGATTCGTGTGACTTGGCATGTCTATGTAGATTTTTGATCAATGTAAATGCTTTATCGCATACACTACACGAAAACatgattatgtttaaaactgaAGAACACTAGTCGAACTCGCGAAACAACACTGTACCCTTCAACGAATATATGGGTAAtgaattatagaaattatactaataaattatcaagatactgtggtaaaataaataactaataaggcGATCAGTGACGGCGCGAGTCACTTCGGCGAGCACAACTCCAAAATATacggtaggtacctattattaagtatacgaCAATATTGGACTTCAATAACTctgttagtttatttataacatttaattatttttccatattcattttcataaataacttaatggagtatatttattatagtattgtcaaaatcgaataaatataaaccagTAGTTCTAAAACTGGTAATTATTCGAGGGAAATTCTCATAGTGACACTAATAAcggtttaaaatcattattacctatgtgaaaataatgaatttataattataataaatgataacattgTAACGTCAAAATATGAGAGTAGAATATTTTAGCTACTATTGCATAtaggtaacaatattaaatttaagtgtatTTGGACTGAACAATAGTAGAATTTTACTTCATATTACCAAAGTATCTTCTTAAAATCTAGATACctgttataagttaatattaagaGGACGTCTCACCCGTAATAATTAGCGGTGAAAACAGATCTGCGAAAAACAAACGAAATGctattaaaaaatggttttagagtaaaactacctattataaaatttatagagCATAATATTTAGAAGACAACCTCATCGGCGTTTTTTGAAAtacgaattattaaaaaagtaacagttgtttaaaaaatgtaaaaaaagaatGCTTTTGTGCCTTTTATAGCGAGCTGTTTATTTGATATAGAACAAAATCCCGATGAAGTTGTCTCCGAAATATTGTgatctataaattttataataggcaTTTTTGCtctaaaatcgttttttaatgatgttttgtttgttttccgTAAACATGTTCACGttgttcaatttaatttttcattgccGTAATGTGCTGCCACCTGCGTTCCGCCGCGGTGACGGTCGGTCGATGGTTATTGGACGCTTCCAGAAATAGACTGGACTAATTTAGTCAATATAgaagtcataataattatacgactactaatataactatataagtcataataattatttatgacattATGATTACTGACTACTAACAgctgtattttcaataatttgtacaCAAATAAGACgtcatattcaatttattttcgatttaCATTCTACACAACCGACACAATCATTGCTCCTGGGTAATTCGATGTGGGTAATCACATAATTTCTTTGAGATTTTCGTGTCATCgtgttcaaattatttttgtgaattttttttttttataattatttttcatttttaaacaatggtaaataaagaaaataaacaaaaacggaAACggtcatcaaaaaaaaaaaaaaaaaataacaagttcTCTTGCACTACGACGATGCAAACAAATAAAGTAagtatgatttatgaatattatattatattagaaaattttagaaatttaaatactttcatTGTCTGTTTAAacgtttatagtaaaataaaataataatatttcaggcTCTACccgttcaataattaaattaaagtaattctaaaacgaaaataattctaaacgGGGGTCAGTAACAGCCCTCCCTCCCTTCACTGTAGatgtcaatatattaatatatgaacttcaaatttctataaaaaaaatgtgtgaatatgtattttaataattattaaatggctGTAAGACGTTAAGGTCAAGTTtgtgaaatattgttttgaattttcaagtattttgtcCACGcgaatatttttgtatcaacatttattaaataattgtttttttttattaacatttttctaattttttggttaaattatacactatttacaaaaaaccttccattaaattttcaatcctaaaatataaaaagtgaacactatgaatttttaacaacaaaaccATTTGCCAATGTTCAATGATGAATTTCAAatgctcataaaaatttagtttgacTTTCcggtaagttttttttttttttagaaaggtAGGAAAACCTATGGAGAATATcttatcaaattttcaaatcttagacCAACTAAAAGAATTGTAtgaatttcttaataaaaaagtgcTAAATTTCGtgatttttacgtatttttccaAATTTCTAACTTTAGAcgctgtaggtacctataacttgcccataaaataaattccaaattaatcaaatccGATTCATTATGTACCTGAATTACCCAATcattcatacaatttatttttaagttttaacataaGTCATTAAcggtataaactattaatattagaatataaagtattttatgcattttattgtcAATTTCAAGCTCTGATGTCATAGTAAACGATGAGGTCCACAGTAATATACCAAATAGAATTGTGACGCAATAAATGACGCAATGATTTATGAACAGAGTGGTTCTagcacaaaatatgtaaacagtagtacaataaattatacagatgTTTACCAATCGATTGATAATGATTTCCAAAGTTACGAGTATgatcacaatttatattataatatctactatttattgtttattgtattgttaatttcatgataaataatttgtttttataattatataacaaattagttCAACAATTTTGTCAAATGTATTACATGAAAGTAATTCAAgcaatgttgaaaaaaatttgaacctTGATAACAATcggtaagtttaatattattttttatttcaaacagtttattttaataattaaatactaaaatattaaaaatgattttaataattaaatattaaaatattaaaaatgatttgtataattaaatattaatagaaaaattattgcaGTACTGGTCGtagaattattgatatattttatatttttcaacaaataaaaaatgatattcacGATGGTGGATTTGGGTGCTCTTTTATAAACTCAGAGTTAGTCAAGGAGATTCGTAATGGATATTACTGTGCATGGTTATTTAAATGCTCaatgtgtaatataactaCCAAAATCGAATCAGAAGAAACCGGGAAATATATTGAAGTGAATAAAGCAACTGTTACCGGTACCATTGGAATTGGAATTGGTTACTCCCAACTTAACGAGTTCTCAGCTATTGTAGACATACCTTGTTTTTCTAGCAATACATATGGTAAGCTATTCGAGCAAGTTAGTCAAAGAATTGAACAGACTGCTTGGGAACAAATGAGATTGGCAGGAGCTGAAGAAAAACGTTTGGCAATAGAAGCTGGAGATATTGATTCAGATGGTACACCGTTATGCATTGTTGTAGCTGACGGTCAATGGGGAAAACGCagctataaatcaaaatatgatgCGTTGTCAGGAGCTGTAAGTATATTGAGaaatacattataggtatacattataggtacagACTACAGAGTAATCAATTTAACTGACTACGCTCATTATATCGACAATTATTgactttttcaatttttttttcaaaattttaggtttgtgctttttatttattaactataatagatatactgggtattatatattacataatagttCAATATTACGCGATAATTTTTACTTGTGTGTaaggaaaaaagaaaaattattaagccccccccccccccaaacgAAAATTCTGGGTGCGCGCCTGCTGGGTAttcaaaacacaatataaatatattaattataatgtttattaattattgaaaacaaataggCCACAATCATTGGTTTTCGCACAAACAAAATACTGTTTGTAGGAATAAGAAACCGGTATTGCTGCATTTGTGAAAGAGCTCATGCACTAAAGTTAACTGTCAGAgatcataaatgtttttttaaacaagcTTCGACTGGAATGGAAGCTGATGGTATAGCTGAGGGGATCGTAAGAAGTGTCGAATTACATGGTTTGAAGTTCAATAGATttattggtaatattataattattaaattgtaaatattaaataaaattaaaaaaaaaattaaaggtgACGGAGACAGTAGTGTTTCGAAACGATTGTTGGAGTTAGTTCCCTATGGTTCTAATcaattggttaaaaaaattgaatgtcgAAACCACATTTTAAGGAATTACAGTACGAAATTATCAGCGctgattaatgaatttattgaatacatttatatataatatattgctaaaACTATTTAAGCTAAGAAGAGCTTAAATTGGTAAATAGATGATCACTGTGAGCTAGGAGCGAGCGAGCCGCGTATTAGTACGTAAGAAATAGATTAGCATTGAGCGACAATCTACGTTACGGTGAACTGTATTGTTATGATACGTTATAATCGATTGTCCTTAAACGAGTAATGTGCCTCTTCCACGATTACGACGCGCGGACCTAGGGGCGTGGCCTGCCGTGACGGCGGCGATATGGCTAACAACGCCATCTCTTGAGCGTTGTATGTCTACACGTTTCAGTAAGACGTCCtcttaatagtatttttttttttgtatagaatGAAAAAGATAGTGCAAATTTAAATGGAAAATCTGCAGAAGTAATTGATCACATTATTCAGGAACTCCAATTGAATGCTGATGGAAATGTAAGTAttacatactaaatatatagttaattactCAACACATTTAGGCTGCCGTCACACTATTTCACACTATTTCACCGAAGCGGCAAAAACGCTCCCGTTGTCGGTTTATCAAAacacattgttttaaatatagcaCATTACATTATTCCGTCAGAAGAGTTACGGTCGTCTGTCGGCAGGTTTCGACCGGATCATGATGCGTTGGAACAGGATGAATAAAAAGGGAAgggaattaaaattgttatcgaaACACACAATTTCATCGACACTTATCACATTACAACGTTTTTACCGGTGCGTTTCGtcactaataatattgcaaaaaCATTTTGCCAATTTTATACGCTGGAGTACTCACCTAAAACACATTCAAAATGACTTTTGGTACTGACAAATTTATTCAGTATATTCAAATTGTAGTAAGCCGACGGAGTCGTCTcactatttttctattttaactcATTTACATATACTACGAGGTTCtgcacatttaaatattttattatcatactcgTAGCGAtacgtaattaaatttgatggcAATTTCCAAGAATCAAAGCGTATGGGAAAATACAGCCACAAACAACTTTTTCTTGCCCTTTTGACAAACAAGCCATGCACATAAATCATAGATGCGCACGCCTTGGTATAATAGCACAACAACAAGTCCAATCCAGGGTTAAGTGTCTTGGGCGCAAAACCACTTTTGTAGCTACGATGACAACATTCTATAACACACCTTTTTGTCCATTTCCTAGTCTCTATCATGTACAACCAGGGGGTACAGAGAACCATATAAATACAGGTCTCTGTCCgtcttaaaatttagaattagttTCACATTCGCATAGAGCTAGTCTATGtccaaattttagtttaacttTTTCTCGGGCAGCTACTTAACGTGCTGTCCTCAAATTCTTATacacttgtttttattgtaacaaattataactttaattttaataaactcttgTATTAACATTGTGTCTTTGTCTCACTTTTAAAACCCGTAATCTTTTCTCAACAACTTGATCCAACTGCAGATGTCAAGCACTCATTTATAAACGATAGTGAGAGATCACTACAAAATTAACAACGCTATATGTTAAACTGGCTCAAAAGTTTATATGGACAGAAACTTACAGCAGAATGCTTGGACGAGTATAGGAAATGGCATGTACGAAAATTGGAATGAATTGGACAATGCAGAAAAAGGTGTTCACAGTAATTTATCACTTCTCATATACAGTGgcgtatttgatttaattttatggaaggggggggggggtactCAATTTACGAGAATTATACATTACTTTAAGTACAgtattggttttatatatatgcttatgtttttgaatacatACCTACTGGTCCATTTTATACTTGCATCTTTTACACATTGCACATGTTGAgaaaggtaaataaaatacaataatagtaagctcaaattacagtaaaacaatattatatttatttcaatataaaattaatatctttttttcgtttatgaataattttattctgtcaata from the Aphis gossypii isolate Hap1 unplaced genomic scaffold, ASM2018417v2 Contig00927, whole genome shotgun sequence genome contains:
- the LOC126555595 gene encoding uncharacterized protein LOC126555595 → MKWKPNTKRPRGRPRQRWKDRVVKDLRELGIEDGEELARDRDRWRQVVVAAMGLNGLSTILSNVLHESNSSNVEKNLNLDNNRNDIHDGGFGCSFINSELVKEIRNGYYCAWLFKCSMCNITTKIESEETGKYIEVNKATVTGTIGIGIGYSQLNEFSAIVDIPCFSSNTYGKLFEQVSQRIEQTAWEQMRLAGAEEKRLAIEAGDIDSDGTPLCIVVADGQWGKRSYKSKYDALSGAATIIGFRTNKILFVGIRNRYCCICERAHALKLTVRDHKCFFKQASTGMEADGIAEGIVRSVELHGLKFNRFIGDGDSSVSKRLLELVPYGSNQLNEKDSANLNGKSAEVIDHIIQELQLNADGNVSITY